From Cronobacter turicensis z3032, the proteins below share one genomic window:
- the smpB gene encoding SsrA-binding protein: MTKKKAHKPGSATIALNKRARHEYFIEEEFEAGLALQGWEVKSLRAGKANIGDSYVILKDGEAYLFGANFQPLNVASTHVVCDPTRTRKLLLNQRELDSLYGRMNREGYTVVALSLYWKNAWCKVKIGVAKGKKQHDKRSDLKEREWQLDKARIMKNAGR; this comes from the coding sequence ATGACCAAGAAAAAAGCACACAAACCTGGCTCAGCCACTATTGCGCTCAACAAGCGCGCCCGCCATGAGTACTTCATCGAAGAAGAGTTTGAAGCAGGTCTGGCGCTCCAGGGCTGGGAAGTAAAATCCCTGCGCGCAGGCAAAGCCAACATCGGCGACAGTTACGTGATCCTGAAAGATGGCGAGGCGTATCTGTTTGGGGCAAACTTCCAGCCGCTGAACGTGGCGTCCACCCATGTAGTCTGCGACCCGACGCGCACCCGTAAGCTGCTGCTGAATCAGCGCGAGCTGGATAGTCTGTATGGCCGCATGAACCGCGAAGGTTATACCGTGGTGGCGTTATCGCTGTACTGGAAAAACGCCTGGTGCAAAGTCAAAATCGGCGTGGCGAAAGGTAAGAAGCAGCACGATAAGCGCTCCGACCTGAAAGAGCGCGAATGGCAGCTTGATAAAGCACGCATTATGAAAAACGCAGGGCGCTAA
- the yfjG gene encoding UPF0083 protein yfjG has translation MPQISRTALVPYSAEQMYKLVNDVKSYPEFLPGCVGSRVLESSPGQMTAAVEVSKAGISKTFTTRNTLISNQSILMHLVDGPFKKLMGGWKFTPLTEDACQIEFNLDFEFTNKLIELAFGRVFKELASSMVQAFSQRAKEVYSAG, from the coding sequence ATGCCCCAGATTAGTCGTACTGCCCTGGTGCCTTACAGCGCTGAGCAGATGTACAAGTTAGTGAACGATGTGAAATCCTACCCTGAGTTTCTGCCAGGCTGCGTAGGAAGCCGCGTGCTGGAATCGTCTCCGGGCCAGATGACGGCGGCGGTCGAAGTGTCGAAAGCCGGCATCAGCAAGACGTTCACCACCCGCAATACGCTGATCAGCAATCAGAGCATTTTGATGCATCTGGTCGATGGCCCCTTCAAGAAACTGATGGGCGGCTGGAAATTTACGCCGCTGACCGAAGACGCCTGCCAGATTGAATTTAATCTCGATTTTGAATTCACCAACAAGCTCATCGAACTCGCGTTTGGCCGGGTGTTTAAAGAGCTCGCCTCCAGCATGGTGCAGGCGTTCTCGCAGCGCGCCAAAGAGGTTTACAGTGCCGGGTGA
- the recN gene encoding DNA repair protein recN, translating into MKPVYTVCNYSSVSLYRKAAMLAQLTISNFAIVRELEIDFNAGMTAITGETGAGKSIAIDALGLCLGGRAEGDMVRAGASRADLCARFALKDTPAALRWLEENQLEDGSECLLRRVISSDGRSRGFINGTAVPLSQLRELGQLLIQIHGQHAHQLLLKPEHQKRLLDGYAGEGDLMAQMAQSYRQWHQSCRDLALHQQQSQERAARAELLHYQLKELNEFNPQAGEFEQIDEEYKRLANSGQLLSTSQQALNLLADAEDANLQSQLYSARNLVTDLVGMDDKLSGVLNMLEEAAIQLSEASDELRHYCERLDLDPNRLYELEQRISRQITLARKHHIAPEELPAFHQKLLEEQQLLDDQADCLETLTLAVNKHHQQALALAHALHESRVVYARELTQLITDSMHSLSMPHGQFTIDVLFEEHHLTAEGADRIDFRVSTNPGQPLQPLAKVASGGELSRIALAIQVITARKMETPALIFDEVDVGISGPTAAVVGKLLRQLGESTQVMCVTHLPQVAGCGHHHFFVSKETDGAMTETHMQPLDKKARLQELARLLGGSEVTRNTLANAKELLAA; encoded by the coding sequence ATAAAACCAGTTTATACTGTATGCAATTACAGCTCTGTGAGTTTATACAGGAAAGCGGCTATGCTGGCACAATTAACCATCAGTAATTTCGCTATTGTTCGTGAACTGGAAATCGACTTTAACGCCGGGATGACCGCCATCACGGGTGAAACCGGCGCCGGTAAATCCATCGCGATCGATGCGCTGGGCTTGTGCCTGGGCGGTCGTGCGGAAGGCGATATGGTGCGTGCCGGCGCCAGCCGCGCGGATCTCTGCGCCCGCTTCGCACTGAAAGATACACCCGCCGCGCTGCGCTGGCTGGAAGAAAACCAGCTTGAAGACGGCAGCGAGTGCCTGCTGCGTCGCGTTATCAGCAGCGATGGCCGCTCGCGCGGATTTATCAACGGCACCGCCGTGCCGCTCTCGCAATTACGTGAACTCGGCCAGTTACTGATTCAAATTCACGGTCAGCACGCTCACCAGCTTCTGCTCAAGCCTGAGCATCAGAAACGCCTGCTGGATGGCTATGCGGGCGAAGGCGATCTGATGGCGCAGATGGCGCAAAGCTACCGTCAGTGGCATCAAAGCTGTCGCGATCTGGCCCTGCATCAGCAGCAGAGCCAGGAGCGCGCCGCCCGCGCCGAGCTGCTCCACTACCAGTTAAAAGAGCTTAACGAATTCAACCCGCAAGCGGGCGAGTTCGAGCAAATCGATGAAGAGTACAAACGCTTAGCCAACAGCGGGCAGCTGCTTTCTACCAGCCAGCAGGCGTTAAACCTGCTGGCCGACGCGGAAGATGCCAACCTGCAAAGCCAGCTCTACAGCGCACGCAATCTGGTGACCGATCTCGTCGGCATGGATGACAAACTCTCCGGCGTGCTGAATATGCTTGAAGAGGCCGCCATCCAACTGAGTGAAGCCAGCGACGAACTGCGTCACTACTGCGAACGCCTGGATCTCGACCCGAACCGTCTGTATGAGCTGGAGCAGCGCATCTCCCGTCAAATCACGCTTGCGCGCAAGCACCATATCGCCCCGGAAGAGCTGCCCGCGTTCCACCAGAAGCTGCTTGAAGAGCAGCAGCTTCTGGACGACCAGGCCGATTGCCTGGAAACGTTGACCCTGGCGGTCAACAAACATCACCAGCAGGCGCTGGCGCTGGCTCACGCGTTGCACGAGAGCCGCGTGGTCTATGCCCGCGAACTGACGCAGCTGATTACCGACAGTATGCATTCGCTGTCGATGCCGCACGGTCAGTTCACGATTGACGTCCTGTTTGAGGAGCACCACCTGACGGCGGAAGGCGCCGATCGCATCGATTTCCGCGTGTCCACGAACCCAGGCCAGCCGCTGCAGCCGCTCGCGAAAGTCGCCTCCGGCGGCGAGCTCTCCCGTATCGCGCTGGCGATTCAGGTGATTACCGCGCGTAAGATGGAAACCCCGGCGCTGATTTTCGATGAAGTGGATGTGGGCATCAGCGGTCCGACGGCGGCGGTGGTCGGTAAACTGCTGCGCCAGCTCGGCGAATCGACGCAGGTGATGTGTGTGACCCACCTGCCGCAAGTCGCGGGTTGCGGCCACCATCATTTCTTCGTCAGCAAAGAGACTGATGGCGCGATGACCGAAACCCATATGCAGCCGCTGGATAAAAAAGCCCGCCTGCAGGAGCTGGCCCGCCTGCTGGGCGGCAGTGAGGTGACGCGCAATACACTGGCGAACGCCAAAGAGCTGCTGGCGGCATAA
- the smpA gene encoding Small protein A, producing the protein MRCKTLTAAAAVLLMLTAGCSTLERVVYRPDINQGNYLTPTDIAKIRIGMTQQQVAYALGTPMMTDPFGSNTWFYVFRQQPGHQDVTQQTLTLTFNSNGVLTNMDNKPKLDAQR; encoded by the coding sequence ATGCGCTGTAAAACGCTGACTGCTGCCGCAGCGGTCCTTCTGATGTTGACCGCAGGCTGTTCTACTCTGGAGCGAGTGGTTTACCGCCCCGACATTAACCAGGGTAACTACCTGACGCCTACCGACATTGCTAAAATCCGTATCGGCATGACGCAACAGCAGGTTGCTTACGCGCTGGGTACGCCGATGATGACGGACCCGTTCGGCAGCAATACGTGGTTCTACGTTTTCCGTCAGCAGCCGGGCCATCAGGATGTCACTCAGCAAACGCTGACCCTGACCTTCAACAGCAACGGCGTGCTGACCAATATGGATAACAAACCGAAGCTCGACGCGCAGCGTTAA
- the rnfH gene encoding Protein rnfH, whose product MPGEIQVEVAYALPEKQYLQKVKLPEGASVEEAIIASGLLELRKDIDLKKNKVGIYSRPVKLADRLNDGDRVEIYRPLIADPKELRRQRAERAARK is encoded by the coding sequence GTGCCGGGTGAGATTCAGGTGGAAGTGGCGTATGCCCTGCCCGAAAAACAGTACCTGCAGAAGGTAAAACTGCCTGAAGGCGCATCGGTGGAAGAGGCGATTATCGCCTCCGGCCTGCTGGAGCTGCGTAAAGATATCGATCTGAAAAAGAATAAGGTCGGGATTTACAGCCGTCCGGTGAAGCTTGCCGATAGGCTTAATGATGGCGACCGGGTGGAAATTTACCGGCCGCTGATAGCCGACCCGAAAGAGCTACGCCGCCAGCGCGCCGAACGCGCGGCGAGAAAGTAA
- the ppnK gene encoding Probable inorganic polyphosphate/ATP-NAD kinase, with protein sequence MVPLSTPIRTTRKMNNHFNCIGIVGHPRHPTALTTHEMLWRWLLDRGYDVIIEQQIAEELKLSDARTGTLAEIGQQADLAVVVGGDGNMLGAARVLARYDISVIGINRGNLGFLTDLDPDNAQQQLADVLEGHYIREQRFLLEAQVCQKNCQKRISTAINEVVLHPGKVAHMIEFEVYIDEKFAFSQRSDGLIISTPTGSTAYSLSAGGPILTPSLDAITLVPMFPHTLSARPLVINSSSTIRLRFSNMRSDLEISCDSQIALPIQEGEDVFIRRCDYPLNLIHPKDYSYFNTLSSKLGWSKKLF encoded by the coding sequence ATTGTCCCCCTTTCCACGCCTATAAGGACGACCAGGAAAATGAATAACCATTTCAACTGCATCGGTATTGTCGGACATCCACGCCACCCTACCGCGCTGACGACGCATGAAATGCTCTGGCGCTGGCTCTTAGATCGCGGCTACGACGTCATTATCGAGCAGCAGATAGCCGAGGAGCTCAAACTCAGCGACGCCCGCACCGGGACGCTGGCGGAAATCGGCCAGCAGGCGGATCTGGCGGTCGTGGTCGGCGGGGACGGCAATATGCTGGGCGCCGCGCGCGTCCTGGCGCGCTACGACATCAGCGTCATCGGCATCAACCGCGGCAACCTCGGGTTCCTCACCGATCTCGACCCGGACAACGCCCAGCAGCAACTGGCGGACGTGCTTGAAGGCCACTACATTCGCGAGCAACGCTTTTTGCTGGAGGCCCAGGTCTGCCAGAAAAACTGTCAGAAGCGCATCAGCACTGCCATCAATGAAGTGGTTCTGCACCCAGGCAAAGTGGCGCACATGATTGAATTTGAAGTTTATATAGACGAAAAATTCGCCTTCTCCCAGCGCTCTGACGGCCTGATAATCTCAACGCCCACCGGCTCAACCGCCTATTCGCTCTCCGCAGGCGGCCCTATCCTGACGCCGTCGCTTGATGCTATCACGCTGGTGCCCATGTTCCCGCATACGCTCTCGGCGCGTCCGCTGGTTATCAACAGTAGCAGCACTATCCGCCTGCGCTTTTCCAACATGCGCAGCGATCTGGAAATCAGCTGCGACAGCCAGATAGCGCTGCCCATTCAGGAAGGGGAAGATGTGTTTATCCGCCGCTGCGACTATCCGCTGAACCTGATCCATCCGAAGGACTACAGCTATTTCAACACATTAAGCTCAAAACTCGGCTGGTCAAAAAAATTATTCTGA